The Gammaproteobacteria bacterium genome contains the following window.
AATGGCTTGCGCGACGTGCTCGGTGGTCGTCGCGACACGTTTCAATTTGAATATCCATGCCATTTACCCACCGAGGAGCGTTGGTTTATCGCTAAAATCTTACGTCTCTCGGCGAAACCAACGCGGTTTTTAGTCTCCCACGAAAACATCACCGCGTTTAAACGCACTGTGAAGCAACTACGTGCGACCCTCGACAACACACCCAACGTCGCTATTCAGTGGTACGACCAAACCGGGCGGGTTACTTATTGGAACCGTGTATCGGAAAATCTCTTCGGTTGGCCGAGCCGTGAGGCTATTGGAAAAACCCTTGACCAGCTCATTTATACCCCCGCAGAGATGCAAGCGTATCTCGCTATGTTGCAGCGGATTCGAGAAACGGGTCGTCCCATTGGTCCCTTTGAATCGCAATTCCGACATAAGGAAGGTCGAATTGGTTGGCTTCTCTCCACCACTTTTGCTATCCCCATGGAAGGCGGCATCGGCTTTGTGTGTATGGATGTCGACATCACCGAGCGCAAATGTGCTGAAGATGAACTGAGGACATCTAAGCAATTGCTCGACAATATTATCGAATACATACCGAGCATGATTTTTCTCAAGCGGGCGTCTGATTTACGCTTCGCGTTATTTAACCGCGCTGGTGAAGAATTATTAGGAGTTGCCCGCGAAAATCTGCTCGACCACAACGATTACGATTTTTTCACGAAGGAACAAGCAGATTTCTTTACTGAAAAAGATCGGTTGGTATTGCAACAGCAAGGGGTTACCGATATCCCGGAAGAACCCATCGCTACCGCGCACGGAACCCGCATTTTACATACACGCAAAATCGCGCTGCGTGATGATCATGGTAATCCTTTATTCTTACTAGGAATTTCTGAAGATATTACCCAACATAAACAGGCCGAGGCACGCCTGAGTGAATCGCAAAAATTCAATCAATCCATCCTGCTCAATTCCCCGATTGCCATGGGTGTCTATCATGCTTCGGGGCAATGCGTCCTGGTCAACGAAGCTTATGCCCATCTGGTTGGGGCAACGCGAGAGAAATTGCTGGCGCAGGATTTCTATAAGCTTGATTCGTGGCGTAAAACCGGACTTCTGGATGATTGCCTGAAATCCTTGGCGGAGATTCGCCAGTCTCGGCGGGAAGTACGGGTCCGTAGTTCGTTTGGCCAGGATGTCTGCGCGGATTGCCTGATTCTTCCTATCGTGCTCAATAACGAACCGCATCTGCTGCTCCAATTCTTTGACCTGACGGAAATACGCAAAACGACCGAGGCGATGCGCGATGCCCAGACCAGAGCGGAGGTGGCCAATCATGCCAAGTCCGAATTTTTGGCCAATATGAGTCATGAAATACGCACACCGATGAATGCCATTATTGGGCTTTCCAGTCTGGCACTGGGTCTCGACCTGACGCCCAAGCTCCGCGATTATCTGAATAAAATCAGCGTGTCGGCCAAGGCGTTGCTATCGATTCTGAATGACATCCTTGACTATTCCAAGGTAGAGGCGGGACATCTTGAACTAGAATCTACGGCCTTTAGTCTGACGGAGGTGCTGGAAAATATCGTTAATCTTTTTAGTGTACGGGCTAATGAACAAGGTCTGGATTTAACCGTCGAAATCGCGCCCGATGTGTCGGACTGTCTTGTGGGGGATCCGCTACGACTCAGCCAAGTATTGACCAACCTGATAGGGAACGCGATCAAATTCACAGCGTCGGGGAAGGTGTGGGTTAAGGTGAAACGAATCACGGCGGAACCGGGCTTTGCAAGCCTGCGATTTACCGTCCAGGATACGGGTATCGGGATGAATGAAGACCAAATCCATCACCTGTTCCAGGCATTCACTCAAGTGGACGGATCTATCACTCGAAGATTTGGCGGCACTGGCCTTGGTTTAGCCATTAGTCAACGGTTAGTTGGGTTGATGGGAAGTAAGATTGTGGTCGCGAGTGTCCCAGGCCAAGGCAGTGAGTTCAGCTTCACGATTCGCTTGGCCATTCCCGAGGGAGTGCATGCCGCCTCGCACCCCGTCATCACCGCATCGGCGGTATATCAACCCTCGGCGGCGATTCGCGGTGCCCGCGTCTTGCTGGTAGAAGACAATGAAATCAATCAACAAGTGGCTCGCGAGATCCTGGAGCGATGGAAATTTTCCGTCGCAGTAGCCGGTGATGGCAAACAAGCATTAGCGACGCTTGAATCCGTATTTGAACCTTTCGATATTGTGCTCATGGATGTCCATATGCCCGTCATGGACGGCCTGGAGGCTACGCGCCGAATCCGCCGAGATTCTCGATTTAATTCTGTCTTGCCTGTGATCGCCATGACCGCCGCTGTCATGGCTAAGGACCAGGTCGAGTGCCTCGAAGCGGGCATGAACGATCACGTCGCCAAACCTATTCTGCCTGAGCAATTGCTAGGGGTACTGGAACGCTGGATTACTCCTGGGGAGCGTAACGTGCCAGCCCGTGAGGTAGACGAATCAACGCTCAAGACGGACATTTTGCCCGATCATCTGCCAGGTTTTGATATCGAATTGGCAACCCAACGATTGAGCGACAATCGCGAACTGTTGGGGAATCTGCTGAAACAATTTGGTAAGCAATTCGCCACGGCCAGCGAAACCATCATGGGGTTGATCGCCCAAAATCAGCATAAGGAGGCTGCACAACAGATTCATCAAATTAAGGGAACCGCTGGGAATCTGGGCGCGATGGAACTACATCGCCACGCCGAGACGTTGGAACGGGAACTCAAGAACGGTCAGCTATCTGTCAATCAAACGGCGTTCGATCAGGCA
Protein-coding sequences here:
- a CDS encoding two-component system, sensor histidine kinase and response regulator, with the protein product MLYFVFGYASFLTAVSHSIVTPIFFAPEGIALAASILIGPRVWPGVFIGQLALALSWRLAWEPALCISAINSLEAVLGVFLIRRWGVNPALVRTRDLALLLCSIFFVLQPFSATLGIATLWFHGIIPNWQEYQRAWINWWLSNAMAQSQLTPLLLVIFFTPDRLGQSLKKMFVPLLLLISAGWLAFSDIATNSLSVALVIFIPLLLWIADRGGIALVCVASSVITLFALSMTGQGIGPFVVNGKLLILDMNLFILGLSLPMQFFSMQIYERQYAEDQIRELSIFSQTILDGVTSNISVIDERGEIIVVNRPWREFAAANGGIPQKVNEGVNYLAVCEQFARGGDDEAQTLVNGLRDVLGGRRDTFQFEYPCHLPTEERWFIAKILRLSAKPTRFLVSHENITAFKRTVKQLRATLDNTPNVAIQWYDQTGRVTYWNRVSENLFGWPSREAIGKTLDQLIYTPAEMQAYLAMLQRIRETGRPIGPFESQFRHKEGRIGWLLSTTFAIPMEGGIGFVCMDVDITERKCAEDELRTSKQLLDNIIEYIPSMIFLKRASDLRFALFNRAGEELLGVARENLLDHNDYDFFTKEQADFFTEKDRLVLQQQGVTDIPEEPIATAHGTRILHTRKIALRDDHGNPLFLLGISEDITQHKQAEARLSESQKFNQSILLNSPIAMGVYHASGQCVLVNEAYAHLVGATREKLLAQDFYKLDSWRKTGLLDDCLKSLAEIRQSRREVRVRSSFGQDVCADCLILPIVLNNEPHLLLQFFDLTEIRKTTEAMRDAQTRAEVANHAKSEFLANMSHEIRTPMNAIIGLSSLALGLDLTPKLRDYLNKISVSAKALLSILNDILDYSKVEAGHLELESTAFSLTEVLENIVNLFSVRANEQGLDLTVEIAPDVSDCLVGDPLRLSQVLTNLIGNAIKFTASGKVWVKVKRITAEPGFASLRFTVQDTGIGMNEDQIHHLFQAFTQVDGSITRRFGGTGLGLAISQRLVGLMGSKIVVASVPGQGSEFSFTIRLAIPEGVHAASHPVITASAVYQPSAAIRGARVLLVEDNEINQQVAREILERWKFSVAVAGDGKQALATLESVFEPFDIVLMDVHMPVMDGLEATRRIRRDSRFNSVLPVIAMTAAVMAKDQVECLEAGMNDHVAKPILPEQLLGVLERWITPGERNVPAREVDESTLKTDILPDHLPGFDIELATQRLSDNRELLGNLLKQFGKQFATASETIMGLIAQNQHKEAAQQIHQIKGTAGNLGAMELHRHAETLERELKNGQLSVNQTAFDQALGVVLASISTLSSSSPPESTDVPYDWPRATALIKELRTLLDEGEFIPLELVSELQEALPNPLMRDDLARFKDQVATLDYSAASEIMAHLISYCAKSQYATVYH